In Dehalobacter sp. 12DCB1, one genomic interval encodes:
- a CDS encoding isoprenyl transferase: protein MIIWKKDSGDIQLKNIDMNRIPRHLAIIMDGNGRWAQQKGLPRSVGHRAGVEALREVVRGSDELGIKYLTVYAFSTENWKRPQSEIGILMSLLKEYVRKELAELYANNVKICIFGQQEDIPKDVLKAYQEACEKTKNNNGLVLNVALNYGSRIEILKAVKEVAQEVQSGALDVQQITEEIFEKHLYTKDCPDPELVVRTSGEMRLSNYLLWQAAYSEIVIVNECWPDFNRALLFETIRIYQNRERRFGGVKEG, encoded by the coding sequence GTGATAATCTGGAAGAAAGACAGTGGAGATATTCAACTGAAAAACATTGATATGAATAGAATCCCTCGGCATCTGGCAATCATTATGGACGGAAACGGAAGATGGGCCCAGCAGAAAGGATTGCCTCGTTCTGTCGGTCACAGGGCCGGAGTAGAAGCACTGCGGGAGGTCGTCAGGGGTAGCGATGAGCTTGGAATCAAATATCTGACCGTCTATGCTTTTTCAACCGAGAACTGGAAAAGACCACAGTCGGAGATCGGGATTCTTATGTCACTCTTGAAGGAGTATGTCCGCAAAGAACTTGCCGAGCTTTATGCGAACAATGTTAAGATATGCATTTTCGGGCAGCAAGAAGATATACCAAAGGATGTCCTGAAGGCTTATCAAGAGGCTTGTGAAAAAACAAAGAACAATAACGGATTAGTGTTGAATGTTGCCTTGAATTACGGAAGCAGGATCGAAATCCTCAAAGCAGTCAAGGAAGTTGCGCAGGAGGTCCAAAGCGGAGCGCTAGATGTTCAGCAAATTACCGAGGAAATATTTGAAAAGCATTTGTATACGAAAGATTGTCCTGATCCGGAGCTTGTCGTCAGGACTTCAGGTGAAATGCGCTTAAGCAATTATCTGCTCTGGCAGGCCGCTTATTCAGAAATTGTGATTGTGAATGAATGCTGGCCGGATTTTAACAGAGCATTATTATTTGAAACGATTCGGATTTATCAAAACCGGGAACGCAGGTTTGGTGGCGTAAAAGAAGGTTGA
- the pyrH gene encoding UMP kinase has protein sequence MTDARYRRIVLKLSGEALAGEQGFGIAHSMLESVARQISEVQKLGVEMALVVGGGNIWRGIAGSSQGIDRTTADYMGMLATVMNALALQDVLEQHNIVTRVLSAIEMRQVAEPYIRRRAIRHMEKGRIVIFAAGTGNPYFSTDTTAALRAAEIEADVILMAKQVDGVFDSDPMKNPDAKKFDRLTYLDVLSKGLGVMDSTATSLCMDNDIPIIVFNLKENGNIIKALKGEPIGTYVGR, from the coding sequence ATGACAGATGCACGTTACCGCCGCATCGTATTAAAACTAAGCGGAGAAGCGCTTGCCGGGGAGCAGGGTTTTGGAATTGCGCACAGCATGCTGGAGTCTGTCGCCAGACAGATTTCTGAAGTTCAGAAGCTTGGTGTGGAAATGGCACTGGTCGTTGGCGGAGGGAATATTTGGAGGGGCATTGCCGGGAGTTCTCAGGGAATAGACCGGACAACTGCTGATTATATGGGAATGCTCGCTACTGTAATGAATGCCCTGGCGTTGCAGGATGTTCTGGAACAACACAACATTGTTACGAGAGTATTGTCGGCGATTGAGATGAGGCAGGTAGCAGAACCTTATATCAGAAGAAGAGCGATCCGCCATATGGAAAAGGGCCGTATTGTGATTTTTGCGGCGGGGACAGGCAATCCCTATTTTTCGACAGATACAACGGCGGCTTTGCGGGCTGCAGAGATTGAAGCAGACGTTATTTTAATGGCCAAACAGGTTGACGGCGTATTTGACAGTGATCCGATGAAGAATCCTGATGCCAAGAAATTTGATAGACTGACCTATCTTGATGTGCTCAGCAAAGGGCTGGGTGTGATGGACTCGACAGCAACTTCGTTGTGCATGGACAATGATATTCCAATCATTGTTTTTAACTTGAAAGAAAATGGCAATATTATAAAAGCACTTAAGGGAGAACCAATAGGTACCTATGTGGGGAGGTAA
- the tsf gene encoding translation elongation factor Ts: protein MAEVTSSQVKELRERTGAGMMDCKKALTECNADMDKAIDFLREKGLAAAAKKEGRIAAEGTVEAYIHGGGRIGVLLELNCETDFVSRGDEFKQLAKDIAMQIAAAKPLYVNKEDVPADVVAHEREIFRAQALNEGKPEKIVDKMVDGRIEKFYKEVCLVEQPFIKDPDILVKDLVMAKIAKIGEKIAIRRFTRYELGEGIEKRQDNFADEVMKEINR, encoded by the coding sequence ATGGCTGAAGTTACTTCTTCTCAGGTGAAAGAACTCAGGGAAAGAACCGGAGCCGGAATGATGGACTGCAAAAAGGCATTAACCGAATGTAATGCCGATATGGACAAAGCGATAGATTTCCTAAGAGAAAAAGGTCTGGCTGCTGCTGCGAAAAAAGAAGGACGAATTGCTGCCGAAGGGACTGTAGAAGCCTACATTCATGGAGGTGGCAGAATTGGTGTTCTGCTCGAATTAAACTGCGAAACCGACTTTGTGTCCCGCGGAGATGAATTTAAGCAGCTGGCTAAGGATATTGCGATGCAGATCGCCGCAGCTAAACCGCTTTATGTCAATAAAGAAGATGTTCCGGCTGACGTTGTTGCCCATGAAAGAGAAATATTTAGGGCTCAGGCATTGAACGAAGGGAAACCGGAAAAAATTGTCGACAAGATGGTTGACGGCCGCATAGAGAAGTTCTATAAGGAAGTTTGTCTTGTAGAACAGCCTTTTATCAAGGACCCCGATATTTTAGTCAAAGACCTGGTCATGGCTAAGATTGCCAAAATCGGTGAGAAAATAGCTATTCGCAGATTTACCCGCTATGAGTTGGGTGAAGGAATTGAAAAGCGCCAGGATAATTTTGCCGATGAAGTCATGAAAGAAATAAATCGATAA
- the frr gene encoding ribosome recycling factor translates to MLNEFLNDAEEKMHKTEEVLKKDLASVRAGRANPAVLDKVSVDYYGTPTPINQLANVSVPDPRMITIQPWDKSSIKDIEKAILKSDLGLTPSNDGVVIRLNIPQLTAERRAEIVKTVKKKAEDAKVAVRNIRRELIDEIKQLEKDKTVSEDDSKKGQEKAQKLTDKIVKDIDDILEKKEKEIMEV, encoded by the coding sequence ATGCTCAATGAATTTCTGAATGACGCTGAAGAAAAAATGCATAAAACAGAGGAGGTACTCAAGAAGGACCTCGCATCTGTCAGGGCAGGGAGGGCAAATCCGGCAGTTCTGGACAAAGTTTCTGTTGATTATTACGGGACGCCTACCCCCATTAATCAGCTGGCCAATGTCTCAGTTCCTGACCCACGGATGATCACCATTCAGCCCTGGGATAAATCTTCGATTAAAGATATTGAGAAGGCGATTCTTAAATCCGATCTTGGACTTACGCCTTCGAATGACGGCGTGGTCATCAGGCTAAATATTCCGCAATTGACGGCGGAACGCCGTGCAGAGATTGTCAAGACAGTTAAAAAGAAAGCAGAAGATGCTAAGGTCGCTGTCCGAAATATCAGACGGGAGCTTATTGATGAGATAAAACAGCTCGAGAAGGATAAAACTGTCTCTGAGGACGATTCCAAAAAAGGACAGGAAAAAGCGCAGAAACTTACCGATAAAATTGTGAAGGATATCGACGATATCCTCGAGAAAAAAGAAAAAGAAATTATGGAAGTGTAG
- the ytvI gene encoding sporulation integral membrane protein YtvI: MNDTTKNSLRVNLNRLVMIAAALLSLKLFTYAIVEFFPVFGSTLGTVVSALLPFILAFILSFLLEPLILKLINVLKIKRTYASLLVVILVLIVFVLLLVLFGSRIYRELAELYTAFPMIYQQTLAMLTEKIGLVQQFIQLNPEINSAIQSNMEKILAALQVILKNGSLGLLNFLGALPGLMFVIVITTVATLLTSMSFPTVKEWLFGRVKGKYLGKTRQIAADLGSALVGFLRAQTFLVCITFAVITIGLLIIGNSYAFTLGILAGLLDLIPVIGPALIFIPWILVLLFTGSIASAVKLLVIYLAATVIRQVLEPKILSQNIGLHPLATLMSMYIGMNLFGAVGLIIGPALVVMYEAVRKAGFFMGE; the protein is encoded by the coding sequence ATGAACGATACAACCAAAAACTCCCTAAGGGTGAATCTGAACAGGTTGGTTATGATTGCAGCTGCATTACTCAGCCTGAAACTTTTTACCTATGCAATCGTTGAGTTTTTCCCTGTCTTTGGCTCAACGCTTGGAACAGTGGTCTCGGCTCTGCTGCCCTTTATTTTGGCATTTATCCTTTCTTTTCTGCTGGAACCGCTTATATTAAAACTGATTAATGTGCTTAAAATCAAGAGAACCTACGCATCGCTGCTTGTGGTGATCCTGGTTTTGATTGTGTTTGTGCTGCTGCTGGTCTTGTTCGGGAGCCGGATATACCGCGAGTTAGCCGAACTATATACCGCTTTTCCGATGATCTATCAACAGACCTTGGCGATGCTGACAGAAAAGATCGGCTTAGTTCAGCAGTTTATTCAGCTGAATCCTGAGATCAATAGTGCGATTCAGTCCAATATGGAAAAAATACTTGCGGCACTCCAGGTCATTCTTAAAAATGGCAGTCTTGGCTTGCTGAATTTTCTGGGTGCGCTGCCGGGCTTGATGTTTGTGATTGTGATTACAACTGTAGCAACACTGCTGACGAGCATGAGTTTTCCGACTGTTAAGGAATGGCTGTTTGGCAGGGTAAAGGGGAAATATCTTGGCAAAACCAGACAAATCGCTGCAGACCTTGGTTCAGCACTGGTAGGATTCTTAAGAGCTCAGACCTTTCTTGTCTGCATCACATTCGCTGTGATCACAATTGGACTGTTGATCATCGGTAATAGCTATGCCTTTACTCTTGGCATTCTGGCCGGCCTGCTCGATCTGATACCGGTTATCGGACCGGCCCTCATATTTATCCCGTGGATCTTGGTACTGCTTTTCACCGGCAGTATTGCCTCGGCAGTCAAACTCTTGGTCATCTACCTTGCCGCTACAGTGATCCGGCAGGTCCTGGAACCAAAGATTTTGTCTCAGAATATCGGGCTGCATCCGCTGGCCACCCTGATGTCCATGTACATTGGCATGAACCTTTTCGGAGCAGTAGGACTGATCATCGGCCCCGCTCTGGTCGTCATGTATGAAGCCGTCAGGAAAGCCGGCTTTTTTATGGGAGAATAG
- the hslU gene encoding ATP-dependent protease ATPase subunit HslU, which produces MEQLTPKEIVAELDKYIVGQKQAKRAVAIALRNRYRRSLLPAALQEDVLPKNILMIGPTGVGKTEIARRLAKLVKAPFTKVEATKFTEVGYVGRDVESIIRDLTEISLRMVKSEKMQEVEAQAEKNAEKRLLAILVPSKKKESSNVNPFQYLFNQDHEPEKESPVPPEVEKDREFLKEKLQKGELEEHTLEIEVEESSQYTDMLGASGMELGVNIQDMMAGMFPKKRKKRKVTVKEARRILAQEEAQNLIDQDEAVQEAIRRTEQEGIVFIDEIDKIAGKESSGGPDVSRGGVQRDILPLIEGSTVMTKYGPVRTDHILFIAAGAFHVAKPSDLIPELQGRLPIRVELESLSVADFKRILIEPQASLIKQYGALLSTEGIDVIFSENAIEEIAQIAYNVNAYTENIGARRLHTIVEKVLEELSFEASELPEDYSITINREYIQKRVGDVAKNQDLSKYIL; this is translated from the coding sequence ATGGAACAGCTTACACCAAAGGAAATCGTCGCCGAACTGGATAAATATATTGTTGGGCAAAAGCAGGCCAAAAGAGCCGTGGCCATTGCTCTGCGCAATAGGTACCGCCGCTCGCTTCTGCCTGCAGCCCTGCAGGAGGATGTTCTTCCGAAAAATATTTTAATGATTGGGCCTACAGGGGTAGGCAAGACAGAAATTGCCCGGCGCCTGGCGAAGCTCGTCAAGGCTCCGTTTACCAAAGTGGAAGCCACAAAGTTTACCGAAGTCGGCTATGTCGGCAGGGATGTTGAATCGATTATTCGGGATTTAACGGAAATCTCTTTGCGTATGGTCAAAAGCGAAAAAATGCAAGAAGTTGAAGCTCAGGCTGAGAAGAATGCAGAGAAACGGCTTCTGGCAATTCTTGTCCCGAGTAAAAAGAAAGAGTCATCCAATGTTAATCCGTTTCAGTATTTATTCAACCAGGATCATGAACCTGAAAAAGAAAGTCCTGTTCCTCCGGAAGTAGAAAAAGACAGGGAATTCCTCAAAGAAAAGCTTCAAAAAGGAGAGCTAGAGGAGCATACCCTTGAGATCGAAGTGGAAGAAAGCTCCCAATATACGGATATGCTTGGTGCTTCAGGCATGGAGCTTGGTGTCAACATTCAGGACATGATGGCCGGAATGTTTCCGAAGAAACGCAAAAAACGCAAAGTAACAGTCAAAGAAGCCCGCAGAATTCTGGCACAGGAAGAGGCCCAGAATCTGATTGACCAAGATGAGGCGGTGCAGGAAGCCATTCGCCGGACCGAGCAGGAAGGCATCGTTTTTATCGACGAAATTGATAAGATTGCCGGCAAGGAATCTTCAGGCGGTCCTGATGTTTCCCGCGGAGGGGTCCAGCGGGATATTCTGCCGCTGATTGAAGGATCCACCGTAATGACCAAGTACGGGCCTGTCCGGACGGATCATATTCTGTTTATTGCTGCAGGCGCTTTCCACGTAGCGAAACCTTCCGATTTGATACCGGAACTTCAGGGAAGACTGCCGATCCGTGTCGAGCTGGAATCGTTGAGTGTTGCAGATTTCAAACGGATTCTGATTGAACCCCAGGCTTCGCTGATTAAACAGTATGGCGCGCTGCTTTCTACAGAGGGCATCGACGTCATTTTCTCCGAGAATGCGATTGAAGAAATAGCCCAGATCGCTTACAATGTCAACGCTTACACGGAAAATATCGGGGCGAGGAGACTGCATACCATTGTCGAAAAAGTCTTGGAAGAGCTTTCGTTCGAAGCTTCAGAACTGCCAGAGGATTATTCCATCACGATTAACCGGGAGTATATCCAGAAACGGGTCGGCGATGTTGCGAAGAATCAGGACCTGTCAAAATATATTCTTTAA
- a CDS encoding 1-deoxy-D-xylulose-5-phosphate reductoisomerase, which translates to MKIISVLGSTGSIGTQTLDVVRNSEGKLAVYALSANSQADLFEQQIREFRPRIAVMMQEEKALFLKQRVADLPVKVLAGMEGLLEAVTAAEVDTVVTAVSGSIGLEPTLAALNAGKNIALANKETLVAAGELVMQTAERNGCSIIPVDSEHSAVFQCLSGNENAVKKIILTASGGPFRGWSRERLAGVTPAMALKHPNWNMGAKITIDSATMMNKGLEVIEARFLFGVDYNQIDVLVHPQSIVHSMVEFHDGTVLAQLGIPDMRIPIQYALTYPERWENRLPELSLAGKSLTFEKPDLAAFPFLKFACSCGQTGGTLPAVMNAANEICVHAFLAGRIKYLQMHELVEQTCQAHQVQVIKDLDTVLAADRWAREYAASQINLG; encoded by the coding sequence GTGAAAATAATTTCGGTTTTAGGTTCCACCGGTTCAATTGGCACGCAGACGCTGGATGTGGTTAGAAATTCGGAAGGAAAATTAGCTGTCTATGCTTTGTCGGCCAATTCCCAGGCCGACCTTTTTGAACAACAGATCCGCGAGTTCAGGCCGAGGATTGCCGTGATGATGCAGGAAGAAAAAGCACTTTTTCTGAAACAACGGGTTGCTGACCTGCCTGTCAAGGTGCTGGCAGGTATGGAGGGGCTGCTTGAGGCGGTAACGGCAGCAGAGGTGGATACGGTTGTGACCGCTGTCAGCGGCAGTATTGGTCTTGAACCTACACTGGCTGCACTGAACGCAGGAAAAAATATTGCGCTGGCCAACAAAGAAACGCTCGTTGCCGCAGGGGAACTTGTAATGCAGACAGCAGAACGGAACGGCTGTTCCATCATTCCTGTTGACAGTGAGCACTCTGCTGTGTTCCAGTGTCTCAGCGGCAACGAAAATGCAGTTAAAAAAATTATTCTGACTGCTTCAGGCGGCCCTTTCAGAGGATGGAGCAGGGAAAGGCTGGCCGGGGTAACACCGGCAATGGCGCTGAAACATCCGAACTGGAATATGGGTGCCAAAATCACCATTGATTCAGCAACCATGATGAACAAAGGTTTGGAAGTTATTGAGGCAAGATTTCTTTTCGGCGTGGATTATAACCAAATTGATGTTCTGGTTCATCCTCAGAGCATTGTTCACTCGATGGTTGAATTCCATGATGGCACTGTTCTTGCCCAGCTTGGCATACCGGATATGCGCATTCCGATTCAGTATGCGCTGACCTATCCGGAACGCTGGGAAAACCGTTTGCCGGAGCTTTCGCTTGCCGGAAAGAGCTTAACGTTTGAGAAGCCCGATCTAGCTGCTTTTCCATTTTTGAAATTCGCTTGTTCCTGCGGTCAGACGGGAGGGACACTTCCTGCTGTCATGAATGCTGCCAACGAAATCTGTGTACATGCTTTCCTGGCAGGCCGCATAAAATATCTTCAGATGCACGAGCTTGTTGAACAGACTTGTCAGGCCCACCAGGTTCAGGTGATAAAAGACCTGGATACTGTACTAGCTGCGGATAGATGGGCCAGGGAGTATGCTGCATCACAAATAAATTTGGGTTGA
- the codY gene encoding GTP-sensing pleiotropic transcriptional regulator CodY → MEIVLEKTRKISGLIQRAAGKPVDFDEMAKVLSQEIAANCYIVGRRGKILGYSFMDDFHCGEMEQIVLHSERFPESYNEGLLKTTETKANTTQIANACVFSKHHECVFGNKMTTVVPILGGGDRVGTLVLAKFGEQFRPEDLILAEYGATVIGMEILRVKAEYAEEEARKKAAVQIAVGTLSYSELEAVEHIFAELGGGEGLLVASKIADRVGITRSVIVNALRKFESAGVIESKSLGMKGTYIKVLNDYLLDELDKYIKRHR, encoded by the coding sequence GTGGAAATTGTATTAGAAAAGACCAGAAAAATTAGCGGACTTATTCAGCGTGCTGCCGGAAAACCTGTGGATTTTGACGAGATGGCCAAGGTACTGAGTCAGGAGATTGCTGCCAACTGTTATATTGTCGGTCGCAGGGGAAAAATCCTCGGTTACAGCTTCATGGATGATTTTCACTGCGGGGAAATGGAACAAATCGTCCTTCATTCGGAAAGATTTCCGGAAAGCTACAATGAGGGTCTGCTTAAAACAACAGAAACAAAAGCAAACACAACGCAAATTGCGAATGCCTGTGTATTCAGCAAACATCACGAGTGTGTTTTCGGCAATAAGATGACAACGGTTGTGCCTATCCTTGGAGGTGGCGATAGGGTTGGGACGCTCGTTCTGGCCAAGTTTGGCGAGCAGTTCCGGCCGGAAGATCTGATCCTTGCTGAATATGGCGCCACCGTGATCGGCATGGAAATCCTACGGGTCAAGGCTGAGTATGCTGAGGAAGAAGCACGCAAGAAAGCTGCTGTACAAATTGCGGTAGGAACACTGTCTTACTCGGAACTTGAGGCCGTTGAACATATTTTTGCTGAACTGGGCGGTGGCGAAGGGCTGCTGGTAGCAAGCAAAATTGCCGACAGGGTTGGCATTACCCGTTCGGTGATTGTCAATGCGCTACGCAAGTTTGAATCAGCCGGCGTGATTGAATCCAAGTCTCTCGGAATGAAAGGCACGTATATCAAGGTTCTGAATGACTATCTGCTGGACGAGCTGGATAAGTACATTAAACGGCATCGTTAA
- the rpsB gene encoding 30S ribosomal protein S2 — protein MAVISMKQLLEAGVHFGHQTRRWNPKMARYIFTERNGIYIIDLQKTVKKVDEAFNFIRDIAVNGGTVLFVGTKKQAQESVKEEAERCGMYFVNERWLGGMLTNFQTIQKRVQRLHQLERMEAEGVFEVLPKKEVAALRHEMGKLERFLGGIKNMKKLPDVLFIVDPRKERIAVAEARRLNIPIVGIVDTNCDPDEIDVVIPANDDAIRAVKLLTAKMADAIIEGQQGSLDNTEEAEESNQTEDEE, from the coding sequence ATGGCTGTAATTTCTATGAAGCAACTTTTAGAAGCCGGTGTACACTTCGGGCACCAGACCCGCCGCTGGAATCCTAAAATGGCTCGTTACATTTTCACGGAGAGAAATGGTATCTATATCATTGACCTTCAGAAAACCGTCAAAAAAGTTGACGAGGCTTTCAATTTTATCCGGGATATCGCAGTAAACGGCGGAACTGTGCTGTTTGTAGGCACAAAGAAACAGGCTCAGGAATCTGTGAAAGAAGAAGCTGAACGTTGCGGCATGTATTTTGTTAACGAGCGTTGGCTCGGCGGAATGCTGACGAACTTCCAGACGATTCAAAAGAGAGTCCAAAGACTGCATCAACTCGAAAGAATGGAAGCAGAAGGCGTTTTTGAAGTTCTTCCTAAGAAGGAAGTCGCTGCGCTGCGTCATGAAATGGGTAAGCTGGAAAGATTCCTTGGCGGTATCAAAAACATGAAGAAGCTTCCTGATGTTTTATTCATCGTTGATCCGCGCAAAGAAAGAATTGCCGTTGCTGAGGCAAGAAGATTAAATATTCCGATCGTAGGAATTGTCGACACCAACTGTGATCCTGACGAGATCGATGTTGTGATTCCTGCCAATGATGACGCGATCCGGGCTGTAAAACTGCTCACCGCGAAAATGGCTGATGCCATCATCGAAGGGCAACAGGGAAGTCTTGACAATACCGAAGAAGCTGAAGAGAGCAATCAAACCGAAGACGAAGAATAG
- the hslV gene encoding ATP-dependent protease subunit HslV, which produces MFHATTIIAIKKGSKVAIAGDGQVTMGQATVMKHTARKIRRLYQGKVLAGFAGSVADAFTLFEKFEGKLEEYHGNLQRASVELAKEWRTDRMLRNLEALLIVADKNTILLISGSGEVIEPDDGIAAIGSGGNYALAAARALNIHTDLNAGELVREAMKVAASICVYTNENIVVEELEDAD; this is translated from the coding sequence ATGTTTCATGCAACGACGATTATCGCAATTAAAAAAGGATCAAAGGTGGCTATTGCAGGTGACGGCCAGGTTACCATGGGACAAGCGACAGTGATGAAGCATACGGCCCGTAAGATTCGCCGTTTGTATCAAGGAAAAGTCCTGGCGGGATTTGCTGGTTCTGTGGCCGACGCTTTTACGCTTTTCGAAAAATTTGAAGGAAAGCTCGAGGAATATCACGGCAATTTGCAGAGAGCGTCTGTAGAGTTGGCCAAAGAATGGCGGACGGACAGGATGCTCAGAAACCTTGAAGCATTGCTGATCGTGGCCGATAAAAATACAATTCTGCTGATTTCCGGCTCAGGGGAAGTCATTGAGCCTGACGACGGCATTGCCGCCATTGGATCAGGCGGAAATTACGCGTTGGCTGCGGCACGCGCCCTGAATATACATACAGATCTTAACGCGGGAGAGCTTGTCAGGGAAGCCATGAAAGTGGCTGCCTCTATTTGTGTTTATACCAATGAAAATATTGTCGTGGAAGAACTGGAGGACGCGGACTAA
- the rplT gene encoding 50S ribosomal protein L20, with amino-acid sequence MARVKRGVRAHERHKKILKLARGYRGRKSKLFRMAKQQVVKSMAYAFVHRKQRRRDFRKLWITRINAAARMNNITYNRLMYGLKLANVNINRKMLADLAINDAAAFTKLVEVAQSKLEDTNTKAQANA; translated from the coding sequence ATGGCCCGTGTCAAAAGAGGCGTCAGAGCACATGAACGCCATAAAAAAATATTAAAATTAGCCAGAGGATATAGAGGACGTAAGAGCAAACTTTTCAGAATGGCCAAACAGCAAGTCGTCAAATCGATGGCGTATGCTTTTGTTCACCGCAAACAGAGAAGACGTGACTTTCGTAAATTGTGGATTACCAGGATTAATGCAGCTGCCCGGATGAATAACATCACGTATAATCGCTTGATGTACGGTCTGAAGCTGGCTAATGTCAATATTAACCGCAAAATGCTGGCCGATTTGGCCATCAATGATGCTGCGGCTTTTACCAAGCTTGTAGAAGTTGCCCAAAGCAAACTTGAAGATACCAATACAAAAGCTCAGGCAAATGCTTAA
- the xerC gene encoding tyrosine recombinase XerC → MLADKALDLFSAYLKTKNSSELTLAAYQSDIIQFLEFSAHECGMETESLDVNQIDKYIVRSYIGQMTERELKRKSIARKIAAMRSFFKFLCREEIVSQNPVQKIATPKVGKNLPRFLFQEHMEKLLEASNQDEKNGLRDQVIVELLYGSGLRVSELVSLNKSDVDLDGSLIRVFGKGKKERIVPLTEPAEEAIKRYLLQRDDQQEALILNYKDMRLSSRSVRRILDKLEKTAKLNQHVHPHMLRHTFATHLLEGGADLRSVQELLGHKKLSSTQIYTHLSREKLRSVYLKAHPRAK, encoded by the coding sequence GTGCTGGCAGATAAGGCCCTTGATTTGTTCTCCGCTTACCTCAAAACCAAAAATTCTTCCGAACTGACGCTTGCCGCTTATCAGAGTGATATCATTCAGTTTCTGGAGTTTTCTGCCCATGAATGTGGGATGGAAACCGAAAGTCTCGATGTTAACCAGATCGATAAATATATTGTCCGCAGTTACATTGGTCAGATGACGGAAAGGGAACTGAAAAGAAAAAGCATTGCCCGAAAAATCGCTGCAATGCGTTCTTTTTTTAAATTTCTCTGCCGTGAAGAAATTGTCAGCCAGAACCCTGTACAGAAAATTGCGACGCCCAAAGTCGGCAAAAATCTCCCGCGTTTTCTTTTCCAGGAGCATATGGAAAAGCTTCTGGAAGCTTCAAATCAGGATGAAAAGAACGGACTGCGCGACCAGGTGATTGTCGAACTGCTTTATGGTTCAGGACTTAGAGTAAGCGAGCTTGTCAGCTTGAATAAATCAGATGTGGATCTTGATGGCAGCCTGATCAGGGTGTTCGGGAAAGGGAAAAAGGAGCGGATCGTTCCTTTGACGGAACCGGCGGAAGAGGCAATCAAAAGATACCTACTGCAGCGGGATGATCAACAGGAAGCGCTGATTTTAAACTACAAAGATATGCGGCTAAGTTCGCGCTCAGTGCGCCGGATCCTGGACAAACTGGAGAAAACCGCTAAGCTTAACCAGCATGTTCATCCCCATATGCTCCGTCATACATTTGCAACGCACCTGCTGGAGGGCGGCGCGGATTTAAGAAGTGTTCAGGAGCTGCTGGGGCATAAAAAATTGTCTTCAACCCAGATTTACACGCACCTGTCCAGGGAAAAACTTCGGAGCGTCTACCTGAAAGCTCATCCGAGAGCAAAATGA
- a CDS encoding phosphatidate cytidylyltransferase encodes MLKRILSALIGAPLLLVLTWLGGWYLSIAVVILALLGLKEFLQIGQKAGLINRLWPAVVYSILWLAIFLLGRTEWMLPLAIIWFMLTFGSYALRYPNQSLASSTYYFLALIYPVFLFTYLYSLREFGVSWCFLVFLLVWLTDTGAFFVGNTLGKRKLAPKVSPNKTVEGAVGGLVTALVCGFVFWLITKQATLPAILVLSLLTSIASQIGDLFESALKRTAGVKDSGRLIPGHGGILDRFDSFLFALPLVFFSINLGLVG; translated from the coding sequence ATGCTAAAGAGAATCTTGAGTGCTCTGATCGGAGCCCCCCTTTTATTGGTTTTGACCTGGCTTGGAGGATGGTATTTGTCCATTGCTGTTGTGATTCTCGCTTTACTTGGACTTAAAGAGTTTTTGCAGATTGGACAAAAGGCCGGTTTAATAAATAGGTTATGGCCGGCAGTCGTTTACAGTATCTTGTGGCTTGCTATTTTTCTTCTTGGCCGCACGGAATGGATGCTGCCACTTGCGATCATATGGTTCATGCTGACATTTGGAAGTTATGCGTTGCGCTATCCAAATCAGTCTTTAGCGTCTTCAACGTATTATTTCCTGGCGCTGATTTATCCGGTCTTTCTGTTTACCTATCTCTACTCCTTAAGAGAATTTGGCGTTTCTTGGTGTTTTCTTGTTTTCTTACTGGTCTGGCTCACAGATACCGGAGCTTTTTTTGTCGGGAATACGCTTGGCAAAAGAAAGCTTGCTCCGAAAGTCAGCCCGAACAAGACAGTCGAAGGGGCTGTTGGCGGCCTGGTGACGGCTTTAGTCTGCGGTTTTGTTTTCTGGTTGATTACCAAGCAAGCAACGCTCCCGGCTATCCTTGTCCTGTCACTCTTGACCAGCATTGCCTCCCAGATCGGTGATCTTTTTGAATCCGCACTGAAACGGACTGCCGGGGTGAAGGATTCCGGCAGACTGATCCCAGGCCATGGCGGTATCCTGGATCGCTTTGACAGCTTTTTGTTTGCGCTGCCGTTGGTGTTTTTTTCTATTAACCTTGGATTGGTGGGATAG